The following proteins come from a genomic window of Polyodon spathula isolate WHYD16114869_AA chromosome 44, ASM1765450v1, whole genome shotgun sequence:
- the LOC121305607 gene encoding LOW QUALITY PROTEIN: misshapen-like kinase 1 (The sequence of the model RefSeq protein was modified relative to this genomic sequence to represent the inferred CDS: deleted 2 bases in 1 codon; substituted 1 base at 1 genomic stop codon), giving the protein MSDNAPARSLDDIDLAALRDPAGIFELVEVVGNGTYGQVYKGRHVKTGQLAAIKVMDVTEEEEEEIKQEINMLKKYSHHRNIATYYGAFVKKSPPGHDDQLWLVMEFCGAGSVTDLVKNTKGNALKEDWIAYICREILRGLSHLHAHKVIHRDIKGQNVLLSENAEVKLVDFGVSAQLDRTVGRRNTFIGTPYWMAPEVIACDENPDSTYDFRSDIWSLGITAIEMAEGAPPLCDMHPMRALFLIPRNPPPKLKSKKWSKKFIDFIESCLIKSYTSRSSTEQLLKHAFIREQPTERQVRIQLKDHIDRTRKKRGEKEETEYEYSGSEEEEESHGEEGEPSSILNVPGESTLRRDFLRLQQENKERSEALKRQQQLGAQRRDPEEHKRQLLHDRQKRIEEQKEQRRRLEEQQRTERELAKQQEKGPQQRRLEDIRREEERRLADREQEFIRHKLEEEQRQLEILQQQLLQEQALLMEYKRKQVEEQRQSERLQRQLQQEHAYLVSLQQQQHKQQQQQDKKPQLYHYKVPEPSNKPAWAREVEERSKLNRQDSPCSKPKMGSTVSDPSLQSRAETGQSGAAQAAQTPPMQRPVEPQGGQSKFQMAHLVPLKPYAAPVPRSQSLQDHPTRNLAAFPTQDPSTPSPTPRVAAWGRGASVRTNSXPWGGLPPAPLPRPITDEHGPWVRIQEAEQPPKVPQRTTSIATALNSNAFTGLSHFAVLLPRTLCFSNPDLRRNEGWERGDSLASVSNLPQTGSLERHRVAVPSRMDSPPLLSQDSRVKPEESRTASRPGRPASYKRAIGEDRGLFPKEKPEDGPRPPAKVMDYSSSSEDSGESSEEEEEGEERGGESREGLCRGRDGDSDSVSTMVVHDEEEPPLVKTSSDFGEQTLLLQRTPEEQRSHNGYTNLPDVVQPGHSPTDPKNQGASPSKEGGYDYQSRGLVKAPGKASFTTFVDLGMYQSPGGAREGVSVGGFIGGEASRLEQLKFEARKGSMVNVNPSNTRPHSDTPEIRKYKKRFNSEILCAALWGVNLLVGTETGLKLLDRSGQGKVYSLINGRRFQQMEVLEGLNLLVTISGKKYKLRVYYLSWLRNKILHNDPEVEKKQGWTTVGEMEGCVHYKVVKYERIKFLVIALKSSVEVYAWAPKPYHKFMAFKSFADLPHRPQLVDLTVEEGQRLKVIYGSSAGFHAIDVDSGNNYDIYIPVHIQSQVLPHAIVFLPLSDGMEMLLCYEDEGVYVNTYGRIIKDVVLQWGEMPTSVAYICSNQIMGWGEKAIEIRSVETGHLDGVFMHKRAQRLKFLCERNDKVFFASVRSGGSSQVYFMTLTRNCVMNW; this is encoded by the exons GACCCTGCTGGTATATTTGAGCTGGTAGAGGTGGTTGGCAATGGTACCTATGGACAGGTGTACAAG ggcCGCCATGTGAAGACGGGGCAGCTGGCTGCGATCAAGGTGATGGATGTgacagaggaggaagaggaggagatcaAGCAGGAGATCAACATGCTGAAGAAGTACTCTCACCACCGGAACATCGCCACCTACTACGGGGCCTTCGTCAAGAAGAGCCCCCCCGGCCACGACGACCAGCTCTGG TTGGTGATGGAGTTCTGTGGTGCTGGTTCAGTCACTGACCTGGTGAAGAACACAAAGGGGAATGCTCTGAAGGAGGACTGGATTGCCTACATCTGCCGAGAGATCCTCCGG ggtctgTCTCATCTCCATGCTCACAAGGTGATCCATCGGGACATCAAGGGGCAGAACGTGCTTCTGTCTGAGAACGCAGAGGTCAAGCTGG TGGATTTCGGGGTGAGTGCTCAGCTGGACCGCACCGTGGGGCGCAGGAACACCTTCATCGGCACCCCCTACTGGATGGCCCCGGAAGTGATCGCCTGTGATGAGAACCCTGACTCGACCTACGACTTCCGg AGTGATATCTGGTCTCTGGGGATCACAGCGATTGAAATGGCCGAGGGAGCCCCTC ctcTGTGTGATATGCACCCAATGAGAGCGCTCTTCCTCATCCCACGAAACCCGCCTCCCAAACTCAAGTCCAAGAAATG GTCGAAGAAGTTCATtgatttcattgagagctgtctGATAAAGAGCTACACAAGCCGCTCTTCCACGGAGCAGCTGCTGAAGCACGCCTTCATCCGGGAGCAGCCCACTGAGAGGCAGGTCCGCATCCAGCTGAAAGACCACATCGACCGCACCCGCAAGAAGCGGGGCGAGAAGg AGGAGACAGAGTACGAGTACAGTggcagcgaggaggaggaggagagccaTGGAGAGGAAGGGGAGCCCAG CTCGATCCTGAACGTTCCCGGGGAGTCGACGCTGCGCCGGGATTTCCTGAGGCTGCAGCAGGAGAATAAGGAGCGCTCGGAGGCCCTGAAGAGGCAGCAGCAGCTGGGAGCCCAGAGACGAGACCCCGAGGAGCACAAGAGACAGCTCCTACACGACAGGCAGAAACGCATCGAGGAGCAGAAAGAACAGCGCAGGAGACTGGAGGAA CAACAACGCACAGAGCGGGAGCTGGCGAAGCAGCAGGAGAAGGGGCCACAGCAGAGGCGGCTTGAGGACATCCGCCGGGAAGAGGAGCGGAGACTGGCAGACAGGGAGCAG GAGTTTATAAGGCATAAGTTAGAGGAGGAGCAGCGGCAGTTAGAGATCCTTCaacagcagcttctgcaggagCAAGCCCTGCTCATG gaGTACAAGCGAAAGCAGGTGGAGGAGCAGAGGCAGTCCGAGAGGCTGCAAAGGCAGCTGCAGCAGGAGCACGCCTACCTGGTCTcccttcagcagcagcagcacaagcagcagcagcagcaagacaaGAAACCCCAACTCTACCACTACAAGGTCCCTGAGCCCAGCAACAAGCCCGCCTGGGCCAGAGAG GTGGAGGAGCGCTCGAAGCTCAACAGGCAGGACTCTCCGTGCTCCAAGCCTAAGATGGGCTCCACCGTGTCGGACCCCTCCCTGCAGTCGCGCGCCGAGACTGGCCAATCAGGGGCCGCACAGGCAGCCCAGACTCCACCCATGCAGCGCCCTGTGGAGCCACAAGGGGGCCAGAGCAAG TTCCAGATGGCTCATCTGGTCCCTCTCAAGCCCTACGCTGCCCCCGTCCCTCGCTCCCAGTCTCTCCAGGACCACCCCACTCGAAACCTGGCCGCCTTCCCCACTCAGGACCCCTCCACACCCTCCCCAACCCCCAGGGTGGCGGCATGGGGCAGAGGCGCCTCTGTACGCACGAACTCTTGACCCTGGGGTGGG ctcccccccgcccccctgcCCCGGCCAATCACTGACGAACATGGCCCCTGGGTCAGGATCCAGGAGGCGGAGCAACCCCCCAAG GTTCCCCAGAGAACGACCTCCATCGCCACTGCCCTGAACAGCA atgctttcactggtttatcacactttgctgtgcttttaccaaggACTCTCTGTTTCAGTAACCCCGATCTGCGGAGGAACGAGGGATGGGAGAGGGGGGACAGCCTGGCCTCTGTGTCTAACCTGCCCCAGACAGGCTCTCTGGAGCGCCATCGTGTGGCTG ttcCCAGTAGGATGGACAGTCCTCCGCTCCTCTCTCAGGACAGCAGGGTAAAGCCGGAAGAGTCACGCACTGCCTCCCGCCCCGGCAGACCTGCG AGCTATAAAAGAGCAATAGGCGAG GATCGCGGGCTGTTCCCCAAAGAAAAGCCAGAGGACGGGCCACGCCCCCCAGCGAAGGTCATGGACTACTCTTCATCGAGCGAGGACTCGGGAGAGAGCagcgaggaagaggaggagggggaggagagaggaggggagagccgagaggg GCTGTGCAGGGGGAGGGACggtgacagtgacagtgtgagCACCATGGTGGTGCATGATGAGGAGGAGCCCCCCCTCGTCAAAACGAGCAGCGACTTCGGAGAGCAGACCCTCCTACTGCAGAGA ACTCCCGAGGAGCAGCGCAGTCACAATGGATACACAAACCTGCCAGATGTAGTACAACCTGGACACTCCCCGACCGACCCCAAGAATCAGGGGGCGTCCCCAAGCAAGGAGGGGGGCTACGAT tACCAGTCCCGAGGTCTAGTCAAGGCTCCTGGAAAGGCCTCCTTCACCACCTTTGTTGATCTGGGGATGTACCAGTCACCAGGGGGCGCTAGGGAGGGCGTCTCAGTTGGGG GTTTCATCGGGGGGGAGGCCTCACGCTTGGAGCAGCTGAAGTTTGAGGCGCGGAAGGGCTCCATGGTGAACGTGAACCCCTCAAACACGAGACCCCACAGTGACACCCCAGAGATACGCAAGTATAAGAAGAGGTTCAACTCGGAGATTCTGTGCGCAGCGCTGTggg GGGTGAACCTGCTGGTCGGCACGGAGACCGGGCTGAAGCTCCTGGATCGCAGCGGGCAGGGGAAGGTCTACTCCCTCATCAACGGCCGACGCTTCCAGCAGATGGAGGTCCTGGAGGGGCTAAACCTGCTGGTCACTATATCAG gtaagaAGTATAAGCTGCGAGTGTACTACCTGTCCTGGTTGAGGAATAAGATCCTTCACAATGATCCTGAGGTGGAGAAGAAGCAGGGCTGGACCACAGTGGGGGAGATGGAGGGCTGTGTGCATTACAAAGTGG tGAAGTACGAGAGAATCAAGTTCCTGGTGATTGCTCTGAAGAGCTCGGTGGAGGTCTACGCCTGGGCGCCCAAACCCTACCACAAGTTCATGGCCTTCAAG TCGTTCGCTGACCTGCCACACCGCCCACAGCTCGTCGACCTGACGGTGGAGGAGGGTCAGAGGCTAAAGGTCATCTACGGGTCGAGCGCGGGGTTCCACGCCATTGACGTCGATTCAGGGAACAATTACGACATCTACATCCCCGTCCAC ATTCAGAGCCAGGTCCTGCCCCACGCCATCGTGTTCCTGCCCCTGTCTGACGGGATGGAGATGCTGCTGTGCTACGAGGACGAGGGCGTCTACGTGAACACCTATGGGCGCATCATCAAGGACGTGGTGCTGCAGTGGGGAGAGATGCCCACCTCCGTGG cgTATATCTGCTCCAATCAGATCATGGGCTGGGGTGAGAAGGCGATTGAGATCCGCTCTGTGGAGACGGGGCACCTGGACGGGGTGTTCATGCACAAGCGTGCTCAGAGACTCAAGTTCCTGTGTGAACGAAATGACAAG GTGTTTTTCGCGTCTGTCCGATCGGGAGGCAGCAGCCAAGTTTACTTCATGACTCTGACCAGGAACTGCGTCATGAActggtaa